In the Nitrospirota bacterium genome, one interval contains:
- a CDS encoding MerR family transcriptional regulator, with translation MGNEPRLGSKVFYKIGEVSQITKLPAYVLRFWESEFPFLKPKKSRGNQRLYVRREVETVLEIKRLLYEEGYTLAGVKRYWTRRGRVSNQQVGPKELAQKLRGNLKAILKILESHSD, from the coding sequence ATGGGGAACGAGCCCAGGCTGGGCAGCAAGGTCTTTTATAAAATCGGCGAAGTCAGCCAGATTACCAAGCTACCGGCTTACGTGTTGCGATTCTGGGAGTCAGAGTTCCCATTTCTCAAGCCGAAGAAGAGTCGTGGGAATCAGCGGCTCTATGTCCGGCGAGAAGTCGAAACAGTCTTGGAAATCAAGCGGTTGCTCTATGAAGAAGGGTATACACTCGCGGGTGTCAAACGTTACTGGACCAGACGAGGCAGGGTGTCGAACCAACAAGTCGGGCCTAAAGAACTCGCGCAGAAACTACGAGGAAATCTCAAAGCAATTCTCAAAATCTTGGAGTCGCATTCCGACTGA